One Belonocnema kinseyi isolate 2016_QV_RU_SX_M_011 chromosome 6, B_treatae_v1, whole genome shotgun sequence genomic region harbors:
- the LOC117175376 gene encoding uncharacterized protein LOC117175376 — protein MRYSDSVSSFCEMKYETNYPIMKCATVCLLAFCAFQAVYAWGIDDVEALRSKVLYEMLGIYNKVWQTSTDEYKAMLRQGVYIDHRRCLDIDEADLFFRKYRQLYDQCDLCFEDALKSTDPEVAKRCCRNEMAELKGLVKPTIASIKACLNKLVHDAEAARAKETSGRAPEVPRNEPESRRAKSI, from the exons ATGAGATATAGTGATTCTGTCTCGTCTTTTTGCGAAATGAAATATGAAACGAATTATCCGATCATGAAGTGTGCGACTGTCTGTCTATTGGCCTTTTGTGCGTTCCAA GCAGTTTACGCATGGGGAATAGATGACGTGGAAGCTTTACGTAGCAAAGTTTTATATGAAATGCTGGGAATCTACAATAAAGTCTGGCAGACTAGTACa GATGAATATAAGGCTATGCTGAGACAAGGAGTATATATTGACCATCGAAGGTGTTTAGATATTGATGAAGCTGatctattttttagaaagtaTCGCCAGTTATATGACCAATGCGATCTGTGTTTTGAAGACGCTCTTAAAAGTACGGATCCAGag GTTGCAAAAAGGTGCTGTCGTAACGAAATGGCTGAATTAAAAGGCTTAGTAAAGCCGACTATTGCTAGTATTAAGGCATGCCTAAATAAACTCGTTCATGATGCAGAGGCTGCTAGAGCAAAAGAAACTTCAGGCAGAGCTCCAGAAGTCCCTCGCAATGAACCTGAAAGCAGACGTGCAAAATCAATATAA